In the Candidatus Aegiribacteria sp. genome, AACAGAAGGTACTTCCTCTGCTTGACAGCCTCGGTGTTAACAGCCTTGACGGAATGGTGGGAACACATCCGCACTCCGATCATATCGGTGGCCTTGTCGCTGTACTCGAAGCAATACCGGTTGGAACTGTATGGGATTCAGGCTGGCCATACTCCGCTTCATGGATTTATGAAGATTACCTTGATGCCATTATCGATAATGGAGCTGACTATGTAATTCCCAGAAGGGGAGATATCCTTCAATGGGGAGAGGAAATAACAGTTGAATGTCTTCATCCTGTAGATCCGCTGAACTCAGGGAACATGAACAATGCTTCTGTCACGCTCAGAGTAACTTACGGCAGCGTATCCTTTCTTTTCACCGGAGATCTCGAAACGTCCGGAGGGGAGAATGTTATTCTCGATGCTGTTGATCAGGGAATAATAGATAATATTTCAGCACAGATTCTGAAAGTCGGGCATCACGGTTCGAGTACTTCAACATCATGGACCTGGCTTTCGGAAGTTAATCCAGTGCATGCAGCTATCGAAGTTGGAAGCGGTAATCCATACGGACACCCTACCGACGAGGTGATTAACAGACTTGAGAATTACGGTGCTGAAATTCTGAGAACCGATATCCATGGGGATTTCATCATTTCGACTGATGGATCGGAGATATTCACCTATCCATAAACAGATTCTAAAGCTTTCCTTAATTTATGTTGACTTGAAGTTATTATTGAACAATCTTTACACGCTATGTCCAACAGACACTATAGCATTTCAACAAGGACCAGGAGGTTAACAATTGAGTGAAAGCAGGAAATACCCATTCCCGTTAATTGACTCGGACATATGTAAGGGATGTAAGCTCTGCATTGCAGCTTGCCCGACAAATGTACTTGTCATTTCGGAGAAATTGAACTCCAAGGGTTTTCATTTCTCGGAGTATATCGGTGAAGGTTGCGTAGGGTGCGGCAACTGTTTCTATACGTGCCCTGAACCAAGCGCGGTTACCGTTTACTTGAAGGATTATGTACCAGAGGAGGTGATCTGAATGCCTCGCATGTTGATGAAAGGAAACTACGCTGCGGTTTATGGTGCTATTCTTTCAGGGTGTGAAGCCTATTACGGTTATCCAATAACACCGGCCAGCGAGATCGCGGAGTCTGCGTCCGCTCTGTTCCCGAAGTTTGGCAGGACTTTCCTCCAGGCTGAAAGTGAAGTAGCTGCAATAAATATGGTTTACGGAGCCTCAGGCTGCGGACAAAGGGTCATGACCGGCAGTTCCGGTCCCGGTATCAGTCTGAAGCAGGAGGGGATTTCCTACTGCGCCGGTTCAGCGCTTCCATGCGTAATCGTTGATATAATGCGCGGTGGACCTGGTCTTGGGAATATCGGTCCGGAGCAAAGTGACTATAATCAGGTTGTAAAAGGCGGTGGACACGGCAATTACCGTAATATCGTTCTGGCTCCCAATTCCGCCCAGGAAATGTGTGACCTGACGATGCTGGCTTTTGAGCTTGCGGATAAATATAGAAATCCCGTATTTGTACTTACTGATGGAGTTATCGGTCAGATGATGGAAGCTGTTGATCTTCCGGAGCCTGTTTCCGAGTTTCCCGATAAGAGTGATTGGGCTGTAAAAGGAACTGCTGAATCCAGACATCTG is a window encoding:
- a CDS encoding 4Fe-4S dicluster domain-containing protein, which produces MSESRKYPFPLIDSDICKGCKLCIAACPTNVLVISEKLNSKGFHFSEYIGEGCVGCGNCFYTCPEPSAVTVYLKDYVPEEVI
- a CDS encoding 3-methyl-2-oxobutanoate dehydrogenase subunit VorB; this translates as MPRMLMKGNYAAVYGAILSGCEAYYGYPITPASEIAESASALFPKFGRTFLQAESEVAAINMVYGASGCGQRVMTGSSGPGISLKQEGISYCAGSALPCVIVDIMRGGPGLGNIGPEQSDYNQVVKGGGHGNYRNIVLAPNSAQEMCDLTMLAFELADKYRNPVFVLTDGVIGQMMEAVDLPEPVSEFPDKSDWAVKGTAESRHLINSIYLDHDDLERWNRELEKKYETVQKNEVLVEEYMMDDAEIVTIGYGSSSRVLRSAVDTARENGIKLGLFRPITLFPFPVDEIAQLPDKGIKGILTVEMSTGQLVDDVNLALKGKMISDLYSRLGGNVPSAMEILAKISELYGV